The DNA region AAGCCCATTCCAGCTTTCTCTTCCAGAATCAATCTCACCCATATTGTTTCCATCCCCATTGAATTGCTGCCAAGGGAGTCCCCACAAAACTCTGTTCTGATCATTTTCTCTGCCATTGCACAACTCTTGCTTCATAGTTGTCACTGTCACAGCTGTTGTTGTTGCTGCATTACTCATTTGATCTTGATGATCATATGGCATCACCATTTCTCCAccaccattattattattattattatccacCTCTCCCATATTGTTTCCATTATTACCATTATACCCATAATACCAATTCTGAAAATTACTCTGCCCATGATCATGATACCCACTCCTAAGAGCATCAAGAAAGCCAGCAGGGGCTGAAGAAAAATCACAATGGGTGCCTGAAAAATCATGTTGATCATCAAACCCCATCTGCCCACATGACTGTTTTTGGAGCCTAGCAAATGCAAGGCTGAGGTCATTTGGGGAGTCATGATAACTAGCAATGGATGGGAGGCCATTGATCAGAGGGTTGGTGTTGGGTGTGAGTGGTTGATCTTGTGTCCtctttgatgatgatgatgatgatgatctctTGTTCTTCCTGCACCCTCCACCCACCGGAACATTCCTCAGTGTTCCCCCTTTTGTCCAGTACCTCCTGCATGATTTGCAGAAGTACCTTGGCTGAGAAAGGCTGTAGTTGTTGTAGTAGCAGAATTTGGTGTTGGTGGAGTCACATCTTGGGCATTTCAGAGCTTGCTCTGGCTGAGGCCTTGGCTTCTTCTCACTCTGTCCTTTTGAGCATACCAACATGTTTTCCAGTGAATGCCCAGACATCTCCTGAAAGAGACCAAAATAAACAAAGACATCATTAACTCGAAACCAGAATACTCCAAAAATTACATTGGAAGTATACATTATCGATATATGCGAAGCAGTGATATAcacatattatttatatataaaatgtgaATTAAGAAGCAATCTCCGATTATATATACTAATTTGTGTCTAATTAATTGTAGGAAATTTGGCTTATTATTTGAACGAACACCCACTTCATTAACaacataattttgttttgacaACATTAATtcccataaaatatatatatatatatatatatatatatatacacacatggGTTAAGGATCATATATATCTTGATTATTAGGTACAATTTTCATAGAAAATCCAAACCCCAAAAAAGGCACCCTTGTTTTCCTtgttagagaagaaaaaagaagaagaacaaattgATTAACCCAACAAAAGGAACAGAAAACAAAGATTAAagattaattactttttttaaaaaaatatttttctactaAAGCTTTAGTGACACCAAAGCAACTCCATCATCTTTTGGAATTAAACCCAGAACTCCAAATCACTTACCGAGTAAGCTAGCTAGAAAGAagcagaaaaaggaaaaagaaaaagaaaaggagagtgGTAGCAAAAGCAAAGCAacgaagaaagaaagaaagaaagaaagaagaaaacaaaaacaaaaaaacaaaaagaaagaagtattTTGATGATTACAAACTGGGTTTGGTTCCCATCCTACCTGGTGTTGTCCACTTGAAGGATCCATCCCATGCAATATCAATCAAACACCACTGAATacgagagagagatggaggcggagaaagaagaagaaggagagagagaaagagagcaaaGGGCTTAGGCAGACATGCAAAGTGAGGAAATAGAGGCAACCCctgtatatataaataaagcgatccccaagaaagaaagagatagagagagagagagagagtaatgaTGGGATGGGGGTTGCCGTACGGGATGATCGATGAGGTTGGCTTAGCCTTGCACGCAGAGAAAGCATTTAAGAAAATTCgagtcctctctctctctctctctctctctcttgtttctgCAACGGTTTCATATGAGAGAGACCAGAAACCCCCCTCACCAGAGTCTTTGTCTTTGTGGGACCCGCACTCTCGCGTGGATGCAACTATTCTCATCGATGGACCCACACGCACCTCCCTTATTAAGGGGTCCCCACATCCCCACCACCCCCCAATTCCTCGCCAAAACCTCTGCGACCCAACCTACGCTTCGGTCTCGATCTCTAGCCCACAAACAAGCCCTCGTGTTCcacaaaaacacataaaataaaacaaaactaagtagaaaaaaaaaaagaaaacaagatttGGTCTAagaattttctctcttttatctttGTTTATTGTACTACTGTAGAGTGTTTTGGCGTGTAGTGGG from Corylus avellana chromosome ca10, CavTom2PMs-1.0 includes:
- the LOC132163887 gene encoding dof zinc finger protein DOF2.1-like, whose translation is MDPSSGQHQEMSGHSLENMLVCSKGQSEKKPRPQPEQALKCPRCDSTNTKFCYYNNYSLSQPRYFCKSCRRYWTKGGTLRNVPVGGGCRKNKRSSSSSSSKRTQDQPLTPNTNPLINGLPSIASYHDSPNDLSLAFARLQKQSCGQMGFDDQHDFSGTHCDFSSAPAGFLDALRSGYHDHGQSNFQNWYYGYNGNNGNNMGEVDNNNNNNGGGEMVMPYDHQDQMSNAATTTAVTVTTMKQELCNGRENDQNRVLWGLPWQQFNGDGNNMGEIDSGRESWNGLAPSWHGLLNSPLM